In a single window of the Oryctolagus cuniculus chromosome 2, mOryCun1.1, whole genome shotgun sequence genome:
- the LOC138848516 gene encoding large ribosomal subunit protein uL23: MAPKAKKEAPAPPKVEAKAKALKAKKAVLKGVHSHKKKKIRTSPTFRRPKTLRLRRQPKYPRKSAPRRNKLDHYAIIKFPLTTESAMKKIEDNNTLVFIVDVKANKHQIKQAVKKLYDIDVAKVNTLIRPDGEKKAYVRLAPDYDALDVANKIGII; the protein is encoded by the coding sequence atggcgccgaaggcgaagaaggaagctcctgcccctcctaaagtcgaagccaaagcgaaggccttgaaggccaagaaggcagtgctgaaaggcgtccacagccacaagaagaagaagatccgCACGTCCCCCACCTTCCGGCGGCCCAAGACGCTACGCCTCCGACGGCAGCCCAAATACCCTCGGAAGAgcgcccccaggagaaacaagcttgaccactatgccatcatcaagttccccctgaccacggagtcggccatgaagaagatagaagacaacaacacactggtgttcattgtggatgtcaaggccaacaagcaccagatcaaacaagctgtgaagaaactctatgacattgatgtggccaaagtcaacaccctgatcagaCCTGACGGAGAGAAGAAGGCGTATGTGCGGCTGGCTCCGGACTATGATGCTCTGGacgttgccaacaaaattgggatcatctga